From a single Miscanthus floridulus cultivar M001 chromosome 8, ASM1932011v1, whole genome shotgun sequence genomic region:
- the LOC136475238 gene encoding cytokinin hydroxylase-like: protein MDAVAAATGGAMAMAAAAVLLLCAFIYAAWLAPAAARRRLRGAGFDGPRPSFPFGNLPEITASLQASAAAKKPSSSSAAVSSDIHGAVFPYFVRWRESFGKVFVYWLGTEPFLYVANPEFLKAATAGALGKRWGKPDVFRRDRMPMFGRGLVMAEGDEWARHRHIIAPAFSATNLNDMIGLMQETTAKMLAEWTDAVASSAGGAVVDVERGVVRNAAEIIAKASFGVADDEAGARVFRKLQAMQAMLFQSNRLVGVPLARLLHVRKTYDAWRLGREIDALLMEIIDARRRRRAAGSGDKGGKDLLSLLLAGTEATAGAERRLTTRELVDECKTFFFGGHETTALALSWTLLMLAAHPDWQDALREEVARELGDHQNLDAAALGRLTKMGWVMSEVLRLYPPSPNVQRQALEDVAAEGKSSVVIPRGTNMWVDVVAMHHDVELWGADAHEFRPERFGRDPVQGGCRHRMGFLPFGFGGRICVGRNLTAMEYRVVLAMLLRRFRVSVAPEYRHAPKIMLSLRPSNGIQLHLTPLVEVVDHAAAAAATSSSA, encoded by the exons ATGGACGCCGTAGCGGCGGCAACGGGTGGcgccatggcgatggcggcggcggcggtgctgctgCTCTGCGCCTTCATCTACGCGGCGTGGCTAGCGCCGGCCGCGGCAAGGCGCCGGCTCCGCGGGGCGGGCTTCGACGGGCCCCGCCCATCCTTCCCCTTCGGGAACCTCCCCGAGATCACGGCCTCGCTGcaggcctccgccgccgccaagaagccgtcctcctcctccgccgccgtctCCAGCGACATCCACGGCGCCGTGTTCCCCTACTTCGTCCGCTGGCGCGAGTCGTTCGGCAAGGTGTTCGTGTACTGGCTGGGCACGGAGCCGTTCCTGTACGTGGCGAACCCGGAGTTCCTCAAGGCCGCCACCGCCGGCGCGCTGGGCAAGCGATGGGGGAAGCCCGACGTGTTCCGCCGCGACCGCATGCCCATGTTCGGCCGCGGGCTCGTCATGGCCGAGGGCGACGAGTGGGCGCGCCACCGACACATCATCGCGCCGGCCTTCTCCGCCACAAACCTCAAC GACATGATCGGGCTGATGCAGGAGACCACCGCCAAGATGTTGGCCGAGTGGACCGACGCGGTGGCATCGTCTGCCGGCGGGGCCGTCGTGGACGTGGAGCGGGGCGTGGTCCGCAACGCCGCCGAGATCATCGCCAAGGCGAGCTTCGGGGTGGCGGACGACGAGGCCGGCGCGCGGGTGTTCCGGAAGCTGCAGGCCATGCAGGCGATGCTGTTCCAGTCCAACCGCCTCGTCGGTGTGCCGCTGGCGCGCCTGCTGCACGTGCGAAAGACCTACGACGCGTGGCGCCTGGGCCGGGAGATCGACGCGCTGCTCATGGAAATCATCGACGCGCGCCGCCGGCGCCGAGCAGCCGGCAGCGGCGACAAAGGCGGCAAGGACCTGCTGTCGCTGCTGCTGGCTGGCACGGAGGCCACGGCGGGTGCCGAGCGGCGGCTGACGACGCGGGAGCTGGTGGACGAGTGCAAGACCTTCTTCTTCGGCGGGCACGAGACCACGGCGCTGGCGCTGTCGTGGACGCTGCTCATGCTCGCCGCGCACCCGGACTGGCAGGACGCGCTGCGGGAGGAGGTGGCGCGCGAGCTCGGCGACCACCAGAACCTCGACGCCGCCGCGCTTGGCCGCCTCACCAAGATGGGGTGGGTCATGAGCGAGGTGCTGCGCCTCTACCCGCCGTCGCCCAACGTGCAGCGGCAGGCGCTGGAGGACGTGGCGGCGGAGGGCAAGTCGTCCGTCGTCATCCCGCGCGGCACCAACATGTGGGTGGACGTGGTGGCCATGCACCACGACGTGGAGCTGTGGGGCGCCGACGCCCACGAGTTCCGGCCGGAGCGGTTCGGCCGGGACCCCGTGCAGGGCGGGTGCCGCCACCGCATGGGGTTCCTCCCCTTCGGCTTCGGCGGCCGCATCTGCGTCGGCCGCAACCTCACCGCCATGGAGTACCGCGTCGTGCTGGCCATGCTGCTGCGCCGGTTCCGGGTGTCGGTGGCGCCCGAGTACCGGCACGCGCCCAAGATCATGCTCTCGCTCAGGCCCTCCAACGGCATCCAGCTCCACCTCACGCcgctggtggaggtggtggaccacgctgctgctgctgccgccacgTCATCATCGGCCTAG